From Ficedula albicollis isolate OC2 chromosome 5, FicAlb1.5, whole genome shotgun sequence, one genomic window encodes:
- the PRPF19 gene encoding pre-mRNA-processing factor 19: MALICSISNEVPEHPCVSPVSNHVYERRLIEKYIAENGTDPVNNQPLSEEQLIDIKVAHPIRPKPPSATSIPAILKALQDEWDAVMLHSFTLRQQLQTTRQELSHALYQHDAACRVIARLTKEVTAAREALATLKPQAGLIVPQAVPSAQPNVAGTGEAMDLGELAGMTPEIIQKLQDKATVLTTERKKRGKTVPEELVKPEELSKYRQVASHVGLHSASIPGILALDLCPSDTNKILTGGADKNVIVFDKSSEQILATLKGHTKKVTSVVFHPSQELVFSASPDATIRIWSVPNASCVQVVRAHEGSVTGLSLHATGDYLLSSSDDQYWAFSDIQTGRVLTKVTDESSGCALTCAQFHPDGLIFGTGTMDSQIKIWDLKERTNVANFPGHSGPITSIAFSENGYYLATAADDSSVKLWDLRKLKNFKTLQLDNNFEVKSLIFDQSGTYLALGGTDVQIYICKQWTEILHFTEHSGLTTGVAFGHHAKFIASTGMDRSLKFYSL, translated from the exons ATGGCGCTCATCTGCTCCA TTTCCAACGAGGTCCCGGAGCACCCGTGTGTGTCGCCGGTGTCCAACCACGTGTACGAGCGGCGGCTGATCGAGAAATACATCGCAGAGAACGGCACCGACCCTGTCAACAACCAGCCCCTGTCCGAGGAGCAGCTCATCGACATCAAAG TCGCCCACCCAATCCGCCCCAAGCCCCCCTCGGCCACCAGCATCCCGGCCATCCTGAAAGCCCTGCAGGACGAGTGG GATGCCGTCATGCTGCACAGCTTCACGCTGCGGCAGCAGCTGCAGACCACGCGCCAGGAGCTGTCCCACGCCCTGTACCAGCACGATGCCGCCTGCAGGGTCATCGCCCGCCTCACCAAGGAGGTCACAGCCGCCAGAGAAG CTCTGGCCACTCTGAAGCCTCAGGCCGGGCTCATCGTGCCCCAGGCGGTGCCATCAGCGCAGCCCAACGTGGCC GGCACTGGCGAGGCCATGGatctgggagagctggcaggaatGACCCCAGAGATCATCCAGAAG ctccaAGACAAGGCAACGGTGCTGACCACGGAGCGTAAGAAG AGGGGCAAGACAGTCCCGGAGGAGCTGGTGAAGCCGGAGGAGCTCAGCAAGTACCGGCAGGTGGCCTCACATGTG GGGCTGCACAGTGCCAGCATCCCAGGAATTCTTGCCTTGGATCTGTGTCCTTCCGACACCAACAAGATCCTCACTG GTGGAGCCGACAAAAACGTCATTGTGTTCGACAAGAGCTCGGAGCAGATCCTGGCCACGCTCAAGGGCCACACCAAGAAAGTCACCAGCGTCGTCTTCCACCCATCCCAG GAGTTGGTGTTCTCGGCTTCTCCCGACGCCACGATCCGGATCTGGTCCGTTCCCAACGCCTCCTGCGTGCAGGTGGTCCGTGCCCACGAGGGCTCCGTGACGGGGCTCAGCCTGCACGCCACGGGTGATTACCTGCTCAGCTCCTCGGATGACCAG TACTGGGCTTTCTCGGATATCCAGACGGGCCGTGTCCTCACCAAGGTGACGGATGAGAGCTCTGGATGTG CTCTCACTTGTGCCCAGTTCCACCCGGATGGGCTCATTTTTGGGACAGGAACAATGGATTCCCAAATCAAGATCTGGGATCTGAAG GAACGCACCAACGTGGCCAACTTCCCGGGACACTCTGGCCCCATCACCAGCATCGCCTTTTCTGAAAACGGATACTACCTGGCCACGGCAGCCGACGACTCCTCGGTCAAGCTCTGGGATTTGAGGAAGCTCAAGAACTTCAAGACATTGCAGCTGGATAACAACTTTGAG GTGAAGTCCCTGATTTTCGACCAGAGCGGGACCTATCTGGCACTGGGCGGGACCGATGTCCAGATCTACATCTGCAAGCAGTGGACCGAGATCCTCCACTTCACAG
- the TMEM109 gene encoding transmembrane protein 109 codes for MTLIYPKNSCSTQACAEGGHGTRLWGLHPPLLLGGAQNQQVDPKTSRVSPSQHPCLSLSPQIPGSRMGSAMGHWALLALLLWIPFLMGSGGDGAKDGQEGFRGHAATSDDLLLRMGRTTWDTLENWVGPQLLQMVAESLSTTLWIVSSGISAALTTLCGILGDLLAASSISGHRLVRAAALAPREVQRVLLWAVAALLGSWVLSRLRRLLLPLLHWLKLFLFLCAFLHVAASQESPTVQAGMLLGLWVLYALLGSLVASPDPSARLDAAVRNLEWKVEELRRRQKFGGPRNRED; via the exons ATGACGCTCATCTATCCCAAAAATAGCTGCAGCACCCAGGCCTGTGCCGAGGGGGGGCATGGAACTAGGCTGTGGGGCCTCCACCCTCCCCTCCTGCTTGGGGGAGCCCAAAACCAGCAAGtggaccccaaaaccagcagggtttccccctcccagcacccctgcctctccctttccccacagATCCCAGGCTCCAGGATGGGGAGTGCCATGGGGCActgggccctgctggccctgttGCTGTGGATCCCATTCCTCATGGGATCAGGGGGGGATGGAGCCAAGGATGGCCAGGAGGGATTCCGGGGACACGCCGCCACCTCCGATGACCTGCTGCTCCGGATGGGAAGAACCACTTGGGACACCCTGGAAAACTGGGTGGgaccccagctcctgcagatggTGGCTGAG AGCCTCTCCACCACCCTCTGGATCGTTTCCTCTGGGATCTCGGCAGCCCTGACCACGCTCTGTGGGATCCTGGGGGAtctcctggctgcttccagcATCAGCG gcCACCGGCTGGTCCGAGCGGCAGCACTGGCTCCCAGAGAAGTCCAGAGAGTGCTCCTGTGGGCAGTGGCcgccctgctgggctcctgggtGCTATCCCGGCTTCGAcggctgctgctccctctgctccactggctgaagcttttccttttcctttgcgCCTTCCTGCACGTGGCCGCTTCCCAGGAGAGCCCCACGGTGCAGGcggggatgctgctggggctgtgggtgctctACGccctcctgggcagcctggtggCATCCCCGGATCCCAGTGCCCGGCTGGATGCGGCCGTGCGGAACCTGGAGTGGAAGGTGGAGGAGCTGCGGCGGCGCCAGAAGTTTGGGGGGCCCCGGAACCGGGAGGATTGA